A genome region from Nicotiana tabacum cultivar K326 chromosome 13, ASM71507v2, whole genome shotgun sequence includes the following:
- the LOC107779151 gene encoding uncharacterized protein LOC107779151 — translation MRTKLRSSTISKFFSLLLVILMIAFDVSSTDSPLAEVNEVDSSENDLELGQHEKVSLVRLAKGNEYSDSSERDLDQGCLTASYLQLELAETTISFDSVLESVNHINTESLSFVKDDSAFEDAQPLEMLQRSPIDRNGGNVGAFHVLGISSSSLVLGLLAATVLQIYLKRRSDKITLHPVDEVSKHNVVKEKEYSSQNWPTEVDVAGEYSCTSEMSCSFQMSSTYREKYPESVNDEAQSIEKKHRKSNRRESLAAFDEYSMGSPSFGSITTYERIHGKHESGREEVIIPVRRSSRIRSHVPSSTFRF, via the exons ATGAGAACAAAACTAAGGTCCTCAACTATATCGAAGTTCTTTTCTCTGCTGTTGGTAATACTCATGATTGCTTTTGATGTATCAAGTACTGATTCTCCATTAGCTGAGGTAAATGAGGTTGATAGCTCAGAAAATGATCTAGAACTAGGGCAGCATGAGAAAGTTTCTTTAGTTCGCCTAGCAAAGGGGAATGAATACTCTGATAGCTCAGAAAGGGATCTAGACCAAGGGTGTCTTACAGCTTCATATCTTCAGCTTGAGTTGGCCGAAACAACTATCAGTTTTGATTCTGTACTTGAGTCAGTGAACCACATTAATACTGAAAGCTTAAGCTTTGTGAAAGACGATTCTGCTTTTGAAGATGCCCAACCTTTGGAAATGCTGCAGAGATCTCCGATTGATAGAAATGGAGGTAATGTTGGAGCATTCCATGTCCTGGGAATTTCCTCATCCTCACTTGTCCTGGGTCTGCTAGCTGCTACAGTTCTCCAGATCTATCTAAAGAGAAGAAGTGATAAGATCACTCTGCATCCAGTAGATGAAGTCTCAA AACATAATGTTGTCAAAGAGAAAGAATATTCCTCTCAAAACTGGCCAACAGAGGTTGATGTCGCAGGAGAGTACTCTTGTACTTCAGAAATGAGCTGCAGCTTTCAGATGAGTTCAACTTATAGAGAGAAATACCCCGAATCAGTAAATGATGAAGCTCAGAGCATAGAGAAGAAACATAGAAAGAGTAATAGGAGAGAGTCCCTGGCTGCATTTGATGAGTACTCAATGGGTTCACCTTCTTTTGGAAGTATCACTACATACGAGAGGATTCATGGCAAGCATGAAAGTGGAAGGGAAGAAGTCATCATCCCGGTAAGGCGCTCAAGCAGAATTAGAAGTCATGTCCCTTCTTCAACGTTTAGATTCTGA